A region from the Microbispora sp. ZYX-F-249 genome encodes:
- a CDS encoding LacI family DNA-binding transcriptional regulator: MGKLERHATIADVAALAGVSVGTASKALNGRGSLREETRMRVREAARQLSFEANAGARSLHSGRTYTVGMITTDTIGRFSIPVLIGAEDALGAGEMSVFLCDGRDDPIREQYYVRTLLSRRVDGIIVTGRRTEARAPIAADLPVPVVYAFISSADPGDCSVVPDEAGGARKAVEHLLAVGRTRIAHVTGPEHHNSARVRAAAALERLAQDGLEVAAPPLFGGWSEAWGRQAVGILLAGRAEFDAVFCGSDQIARGVCDALRAAGRRVPQDVALVGFDNWDVMTEGCQPPLTSVDMNLEGLGRAAAEMLLAAINGSPSPGRHALPCHLVVRESSAVPLP, from the coding sequence GTGGGAAAACTGGAGCGTCACGCCACGATCGCCGACGTCGCGGCACTGGCCGGGGTGTCGGTGGGCACGGCCTCCAAAGCGCTCAACGGACGAGGATCACTGCGGGAGGAGACCCGCATGCGCGTCCGTGAGGCCGCACGGCAGCTCAGTTTCGAGGCGAACGCCGGTGCCCGCAGCCTGCACTCCGGACGCACCTACACCGTCGGAATGATCACGACGGACACGATCGGGCGGTTCAGCATCCCCGTGCTGATCGGCGCGGAGGACGCGCTGGGCGCCGGGGAGATGTCGGTCTTCCTCTGCGACGGACGGGACGACCCGATCCGCGAGCAGTACTACGTCAGGACGCTCCTCAGCCGCCGGGTGGACGGGATCATCGTGACCGGCCGGCGGACCGAGGCACGCGCGCCGATCGCCGCGGACCTGCCCGTGCCCGTGGTGTACGCGTTCATCAGTTCGGCCGACCCCGGCGACTGCTCGGTGGTCCCGGACGAGGCGGGCGGCGCCCGAAAGGCGGTCGAGCACCTGCTGGCCGTCGGCCGCACCCGGATCGCGCACGTCACCGGGCCGGAGCATCACAACTCCGCCCGGGTGCGCGCGGCGGCGGCGCTGGAGCGGCTGGCGCAGGACGGGCTGGAGGTGGCCGCGCCGCCGCTGTTCGGCGGCTGGAGCGAGGCATGGGGACGCCAGGCCGTCGGCATCCTGCTGGCGGGGCGGGCGGAGTTCGACGCGGTCTTCTGCGGCAGCGACCAGATCGCCCGGGGCGTGTGCGACGCGCTGCGCGCCGCCGGCCGGCGGGTGCCGCAGGACGTCGCTCTCGTCGGCTTCGACAACTGGGACGTCATGACCGAGGGCTGCCAGCCGCCGCTGACGAGCGTGGACATGAACCTCGAGGGCCTGGGCCGGGCGGCGGCCGAGATGCTCCTGGCCGCCATCAACGGCTCCCCCTCCCCCGGCCGGCATGCCCTGCCCTGCCACCTCGTCGTACGCGAGTCGAGCGCCGTCCCGCTTCCGTGA
- a CDS encoding MerR family transcriptional regulator has product MKQDLVLRGQGGSYLRSGQVAELAGVNIQTLRYYERRGLIAEPARSPGGHRAYPPETVTLLTVIKAAQRLGFTLEEVAELLDTGRRRHPTPDLRARAQAKIAEVDAKIADLTTIRHALTRVVTAGCDSLTHCTCPDCPLPFADLAGGRTPEETADL; this is encoded by the coding sequence GTGAAGCAGGACCTCGTGCTGCGGGGCCAAGGCGGGTCGTACCTGCGCAGTGGGCAGGTGGCCGAACTGGCCGGGGTCAACATCCAGACCCTGCGCTACTACGAAAGGCGCGGCCTGATCGCCGAACCGGCGCGCAGCCCCGGCGGCCACCGCGCCTACCCGCCCGAAACCGTCACCCTGCTGACGGTGATCAAAGCCGCGCAGCGGCTCGGGTTCACCCTGGAGGAGGTGGCCGAGTTGCTCGACACCGGCAGGCGCCGCCACCCCACCCCGGATCTGCGGGCCCGCGCTCAGGCGAAGATCGCCGAGGTGGACGCGAAGATCGCCGATCTGACCACGATCCGCCACGCGCTGACCCGGGTGGTCACCGCCGGATGCGACAGCCTGACTCACTGCACCTGCCCCGACTGCCCGCTGCCCTTCGCCGACCTGGCCGGCGGCCGCACCCCCGAGGAGACAGCTGACCTGTGA
- a CDS encoding neutral zinc metallopeptidase, with translation MIALTSAVAVVLVPVASAAARPVKSKTLTQNALYKAGALPTTACAEKPIKRLDPKSARSHLNGVLTCLNRTWAGQFTAARLKWSTPKVVYATKAPARFCGTKWNDWGGYYCDSSRVMQIVLDKDLLGAGDLFLFLLTTSLYGEHVQNLAGITRALDELPHSNKAESAERYRRHNLQNLCLASAFVGSAWKSLHRGREDWDDMLAYMREWAGKNTGSRKSITYWAGQGFATADPGTCNTWTAPSAKVA, from the coding sequence ATGATCGCGCTCACCTCCGCCGTGGCGGTGGTGCTCGTTCCGGTGGCTTCCGCCGCGGCCCGCCCCGTGAAAAGCAAGACGCTGACGCAGAACGCGCTGTACAAGGCAGGGGCCCTGCCCACCACCGCCTGTGCGGAAAAGCCCATCAAGAGGCTCGATCCGAAGTCGGCGAGAAGTCATCTCAACGGGGTCCTCACCTGTCTCAACCGGACCTGGGCCGGGCAATTCACGGCGGCGCGACTGAAGTGGTCCACACCCAAGGTCGTGTACGCCACCAAGGCGCCGGCGAGATTTTGCGGGACGAAGTGGAACGACTGGGGCGGCTACTACTGTGACTCCTCCCGCGTGATGCAGATCGTGTTGGACAAGGACCTCCTTGGTGCCGGCGACCTGTTCCTGTTCCTCCTGACGACCTCGCTTTACGGCGAGCACGTTCAGAACCTCGCCGGCATCACCCGGGCCCTGGACGAGCTTCCTCACAGCAACAAGGCGGAATCGGCCGAGCGGTACCGGCGACACAACCTGCAGAACCTCTGCCTCGCGAGCGCCTTCGTCGGGAGTGCCTGGAAGTCCCTGCACCGTGGCCGCGAGGACTGGGACGACATGCTCGCCTACATGCGTGAGTGGGCGGGCAAGAACACCGGGAGCAGGAAATCGATCACCTACTGGGCCGGGCAGGGCTTCGCAACCGCCGACCCCGGCACCTGCAACACGTGGACCGCGCCGTCCGCCAAGGTGGCCTGA
- a CDS encoding cold-shock protein, whose translation MAIGTVKWFNAEKGFGFIEQEGGGPDVFAHYSNIAARGYRELHEGQKVSFDITQGQKGPQAENIVPA comes from the coding sequence ATGGCTATCGGAACCGTGAAGTGGTTCAACGCGGAAAAGGGCTTCGGCTTCATCGAGCAGGAGGGCGGCGGCCCCGACGTCTTCGCCCACTACTCGAACATCGCCGCCCGGGGTTACCGCGAGCTCCACGAGGGCCAGAAGGTGTCGTTCGACATCACCCAGGGCCAGAAGGGCCCCCAGGCCGAGAACATCGTGCCCGCCTGA